A single genomic interval of Asterias amurensis chromosome 1, ASM3211899v1 harbors:
- the LOC139954289 gene encoding uncharacterized protein, whose protein sequence is MARRESTPVQESKTQHISAFVRSNGFYATTDLPFRVTKETNWDCLSDEIFKTIHDISLSDCKLSTVPLAIASMTQLTRLYLTYNDMSKLPKEFADLINLQILNLGFNSFKEIPDVVFELRELKVLYLKNNSITSDGVGPHLQNLINLEELYLGNNQLETFPESACKLKEIRLLSLSSNRIRAVPPTIKEMKNLTVLIMRSNRLQRVPGVIGGLTSLESLCFAQNMITVFPFDELDTLQKLRDLCLHGNRLDNGEILKNMSTKLAERECMLRAEENRVALPRRGGVCDGVFKVWHNDFLWIHDGGKSVTTWIGEVSELLKTKQLSSKDCNVSPSSQDITSAKDYSNTSRVVCVVCTQEMCDLLKDDTNSTAKIVKSVIEYRASSSISVIFDKTCDIAQMLFRLTNRDNIIFRHESENNNDMFCKELIKLMDQIIGQRMGPLCHGRH, encoded by the exons ATGGCGCGGCGGGAGAGCACTCCGGTGCAGGAGAGCAAAACCCAACACATCTCAGCTTTTGTCAGATCAAATGGCTTTTATGCAACTACCGATCTACCGTTCAGAGTCACGAAAGAGACCAACTGGGACTGTCTAAGCGATGAG ATCTTCAAGACAATTCATGACATCTCTCTGTCCGATTGCAAGCTGTCGACAGTTCCTCTTGCGATTGCATCTATGACGCAACTAACCCGGCTCTACCTGACGTACAACGATATGTCCAAGCTACCTAAAGAATTCGCTGACCTGATCAATCTTCAAATCTTGAATCTTGGATTTAATTCATTCAAGGAAATACCAGATGTGGTGTTTGAGTTGAGGGAGCTGAAAGTGTTGTACTTGAAGAACAACTCAATCACATCCGATGGAGTAG GTCCTCATTTACAGAATTTGATAAATCTTGAAGAACTATATCTTGGAAACAACCAACTGGAAACGTTTCCTGAGTCAGCCTGCAAATTGAAGGAAATTCGCCTTCTCTCTCTCTCCAGCAATAGGATCAGGGCGGTGCCACCCACTATCAAGGAAATGAAG AATCTGACGGTCCTAATCATGCGCTCCAATCGACTGCAACGTGTTCCCGGTGTGATCGGTGGCCTAACATCTTTGGAATCGTTATGCTTTGCTCAAAACATGATCACGGTTTTTCCATTTGATGAG CTTGACACACTCCAAAAGCTGCGTGATTTATGTTTGCATGGCAATCGACTTGACAATGGAGAAATCCTTAAAAACATGAGTACGAAACTCGCTGAGCGTGAATGCATGCTACGAGCCGAAGAAAATAGAGTTGCCCTACCCAGACGAGGTG GTGTTTGTGACGGCGTTTTCAAAGTGTGGCATAACGACTTTTTGTGGATTCATGATGGTGGTAAATCAGTGACTACGTGGATTGGTGAAGTATCAGAACTACTGAAAACGAAACAACTCTCGTCAAAG GATTGCAATGTAAGTCCCTCATCTCAAGACATAACCAGCGCAAAAGATTATTCCAACACCAGTCGTGTGGTGTGTGTGGTCTGCACTCAGGAAATGTGTGACCTTCTCAAAGATGATACGAATAGTACAGCCAAGATAGTTAAAAGTGTGATAGAATATCGTGCGTCTTCCTCCATTTCAGTCATTTTTGACAAAACATGTGATATAGCCCAGATGCTTTTTCGTCTCACCAATCGTGATAACATCATTTTCAGACATGAGAGCGAAAACAATAACGACATGTTTTGTAAAGAGCTTATCAAATTGATGGATCAAATCATAGGACAAAGGATGGGACCGTTATGCCATGGCAGGCATTAA
- the LOC139940166 gene encoding transmembrane protein 26-like — translation MGWVSLFKALLARFLFAIHGIITVWRVTDINSDPLYYLLIIPVCLLPLEMILTLKLTDDGEWKWFCPSVFLYLSSVVPGIWFLNFDIYEKRIEYRDSMGWEDCSMDTAYNESSLSADVAGFQVVVPFALSDDSWSLALEQFLLALLLLGRWLLPKGALTRDQLSQLLLVYIGMAADILEFSLETLKEQAVICNLFLIILILGLWSWSLLQFTLVLTSVSAPRARAAKISGAKSCKGCFGCCENEIWALWITIVMQDGPFLAMRLYLLIEFNIINQMMLFFTLKNILVIILQLYRMIIVQCGDTNAVSTNVEPLQEEL, via the exons ATGGGATGGGTGTCCCTTTTCAAGGCCCTTCTGGCCCGGTTTCTCTTCGCAATCCACGGCATTATCACCGTGTGGCGAGTTACGGACATCAATTCGGACCCCTTGTACTATTTGCTTATAATTCCGGTTTGTCTTCTACCATTGGAGATGATACTGACGCTAAAATTAACGGACGACGGAGAGTGGAAATG GTTTTGTCCAAGTGTGTTCCTGTATCTGAGCAGCGTTGTGCCTGGAATTTGGTTTCTGAACTTTGACATTTACGAAAAGAGGATTGAGTATAGAGACTCGATGGGCTGGGAAGATTGTTCAATGGACACCGCTTATAATGAATCTTCACTCAGTGCTGACGTAGCTGGG TTCCAGGTTGTAGTTCCATTTGCCTTGTCAGACGATTCATGGAGCTTGGCCCTGGAGCAATTCCTTCTTGCTCTTCTTCTCCTGGGAAGATGGCTCCTCCCCAAGGGCGCCCTCACACGTGACCAGCTCTCACAACTCCTCCTTGTGTACATCGGTATGGCGGCTGACATCTTGGAGTTTTCCTTGGAGACATTGAAGGAGCAAGCGGTCATCTGTAACCTTTTCTTGATTATTTTGATCCTGGGTCTATGGAGCTGGAGCTTGCTTCAGTTCACCCTGGTCCTCACCTCGGTGTCTGCCCCGAGAGCCAGGGCAGCTAAGATCTCTGGGGCCAAATCTTGTAAGGGATGTTTCGGATGTTGCGAGAATGAAATCTGGGCTCTATGGATCACCATCGTAATGCAAGACGGGCCTTTCTTGGCTATGAGGCTCTACCTTTTGATTGAGTTCAATATCATCAATCAGATGATGTTGTTCTTTACCCTCAAGAACATCTTAGTAATTATTTTGCAGTTGTATCGTATGATCATCGTACAATGTGGAGACACTAACGCTGTCTCAACTAATGTAGAACCACTGCAAGAAGAACTTTAA